AGATCCGCTTCTACGATCCGCGCGTCGGCGCCCACGCGGCGCTGAGCAATCTCCATCCGCGAGCGATGGTGTTCGAGGGCACTCTCTATCGCACCCCGGAGCACGCCTTCCAAGTGGCGAAGGCCGCCTCGGCGGAGATGAAGGCTTGGCTCGCCGCCGCCCCGACGCCGGAACTTGTGGCGGTCGCCGGCGACAATCTCGTGCCGGAGGACGTGGTACCGGGGTGGGAGGACGACCAGCTTCGGGTGATGGAGCGGATCGTCACGGCGAAGTTCACCGAGGCCGAAGACCTGAAGGCGCTGCTTCTCAACACCGGCACCGCGAAGATCGTGGAATGGGCGCCGGAGGACGGCGAGGTCGCGCGCTTCTGGGGCGAATACAAGGGCGAAGGGCAGAACTGGCTCGGCCGCATCCTGATGGATTTGCGCGAGCGGCTGAGGGCGGAGGCGGCGTAATCCGCCGTCCAGCACGACGTCAGGCCCGCTTCGAGCCGGAGGATTTCTAGAGCATATCCCGTTCAGATCGAACCGATCTGAACGGGATATGCTCTAGCCATTGAATCTGGAGCGATTTCTTGTCGATCGGATGATTCCATCCGATCGGAAAGCGCTCTAAAGGCGGTAAACCCGGATGGCGTTGTCGCGATAGAACGCGCGCCGCTCGGCCTCGCTGCATCCCTCGATAATCCGGTCGAGAGTCGCAACCCAGCCGGTGAAGCTGTCGGACAGGTTCATGACCGGCCAGTCGCTGGCGAACAGGCAGCGGTCGAGCCCGAAGCTTTCGACGGTGTGGTCGATGTAGGGGCGGATGGCTTCGAACGTCCACTCGGCGTGGTCGGCCTCGGTGGTGATGCCGGCCAGCTTGACCACGACGTTCGGCAGGGCGGCGATGGCGCGCAGGTCATCGGCCCAGGGTGCCCACTCGCCGGCCGCGATCGACGGCTTGGCGATGTGGTCGAGCACGAACGTCACCTCCGGGCAGCGCCGGACGAGTTCGGTGGCATCCGTGAGCTGGCTGTTCTTGATGCAGATATCGAACGGCAGGCCGTGTTCGGCCAGAAGCCGGACGCCCTCGACGAAGCCGGGCTGCAGGCACCAGCCCGGCTCGGCGCGGTTCTGGATCTGGCGGCGGATGCCCCGGAGCGGCGCGGCGGCCTTCAGCGCCTCGATCTCCTCCTCGACGGCACGGCCGCGTTCGACGAGCGCTGAAGCGACCACACCGGCGATGCGCGGCTCGTCCGCGGCGAGGCCGGCGATGAAGCGGGCTTCGTCGAAACGGTGGCGCTCCTCGGCATCGACCTCGACGAACACCAGCTTCTCGACGGCGACCGCGCCGGTGGCATCGGCATAGTCGGGCGGCAGGTGGCGCCCCTTGATGCCGGGCACGCCGTCGAGCCAGGGATAGGAGAGCCGCGCCGGATCGTAGAAGTGGACGTGGGCATCGACGACCGCGAACTCGGGCATGGATTGTGTCTCCAAAGAGGCACCGCAGCACCGCGGACGGCTTTGCGGCTGGAGCATATCCCGTTCGGATCGAACCGATCTGAACGACAAGGATATGCTCAAGATTTTGAATCTGGAGCGATTTCTTATCGATCTGATGAGTCCATCAGATCGGAAAGCGCTCTAACGGCGACGCCGCCGGCCGTGGAAGCCGGCGGGGAGGGATCATCAGCGCTTCAGGTCCGGCGTCCCGTCGGGAACGGTCCTGAGCGGGCGGGTGCTGTCGCGCACGATCAGTTCGGTTTCGAGCAGGAAGCGTTCCGGCGGCAGCGGCTCATCTGCGGCGATCCGCTGCAGCAGCCGCTCAGCCGCCGCCCGGCCGATGGCATAGGCCGGCTGGGCGACCGCGGTGATGCGCGGATTGAAGATCGCATACCATTCGAGATCGTCGAACCCGACCACGGAGACGGTCTCCGGAATGGCGAGCGCGGCATCGTGCAACGCGGCGAGCGTGCCGATGGTCATCATGTTGTTGGAGGCGAAGAACGCCGTCGGCACGAGGCCGGTATCGAGCAGCGCCGTCACCGCGGCGCGGCCGCCTTCGTAGGTGGAATCGGCCTTGAGCATCAGGTCGGCGGGCGGCGTCAGGCCGCGACGGCGGAAGGCTGTCTCGTAGCCCTCTAGGCGCTGGCGGTCGAACGACGCCTCGATCGGACCCGACACGATGGCGATATCGCGGTGACCGAGATCGAGCAGGTGGTCGACGGCCGTCTCGGCGGCGAGCCGGTTGTCGATGGCCACCACGTCGGTCTCGACGTCCGGCAGCTCCGAATCGACCAGGATGATCTTCAGGCCGCGGCCGATGGCCTCGCGGATATGCTCCCCGGTGCCAGCGGAACTCGCGAGGATGACGGCATCGACCTGCTTTTCCGACATCAGCCGCAGCAGACGCTTCTCTTCCTCTACGGTATTGCCGGAATTGCCCAGGAGCACGCCGTAGCCGGCGGCGCTCAGCGCATTCTCGACGCCGCTCGCGAGCCGGCTGAAGAACGGGTTGGAGATGTCCGCGAGGATCAGCCCGACCGAATGGGTATATTGCACCCGAAGGCTGGCGGCGACCGCGTTGACGACGTAGCCGAGCCGGGAGGCGACGGTGCGGACCCGCTCTTCGGTTTCGCGCGAGGTCGACCCTTTCAGGCCTGCGAACACGCGGGAGACGGTCGCGGTCGAGACGCCCGCCTCGCGCGCCACATCCTGCATCGTCGGTCGTCTGGGAGCCATGAAATCCCGCCCTGCAATCGATTACCCCGTAATCCCATCCGCCCCGCGCGGCAAGCCCACGGCGGTGAAAATGGCATACTGATCGGCATACCGGGAAGGTCTTTCGCATTGGAACGGCGCAGCCGATGAGCATGCG
The Pseudoxanthobacter soli DSM 19599 DNA segment above includes these coding regions:
- a CDS encoding amidohydrolase family protein — translated: MPEFAVVDAHVHFYDPARLSYPWLDGVPGIKGRHLPPDYADATGAVAVEKLVFVEVDAEERHRFDEARFIAGLAADEPRIAGVVASALVERGRAVEEEIEALKAAAPLRGIRRQIQNRAEPGWCLQPGFVEGVRLLAEHGLPFDICIKNSQLTDATELVRRCPEVTFVLDHIAKPSIAAGEWAPWADDLRAIAALPNVVVKLAGITTEADHAEWTFEAIRPYIDHTVESFGLDRCLFASDWPVMNLSDSFTGWVATLDRIIEGCSEAERRAFYRDNAIRVYRL
- a CDS encoding NADAR family protein; protein product: MRARPVPGDGADGTPMDEIRFYDPRVGAHAALSNLHPRAMVFEGTLYRTPEHAFQVAKAASAEMKAWLAAAPTPELVAVAGDNLVPEDVVPGWEDDQLRVMERIVTAKFTEAEDLKALLLNTGTAKIVEWAPEDGEVARFWGEYKGEGQNWLGRILMDLRERLRAEAA
- a CDS encoding LacI family DNA-binding transcriptional regulator — its product is MAPRRPTMQDVAREAGVSTATVSRVFAGLKGSTSRETEERVRTVASRLGYVVNAVAASLRVQYTHSVGLILADISNPFFSRLASGVENALSAAGYGVLLGNSGNTVEEEKRLLRLMSEKQVDAVILASSAGTGEHIREAIGRGLKIILVDSELPDVETDVVAIDNRLAAETAVDHLLDLGHRDIAIVSGPIEASFDRQRLEGYETAFRRRGLTPPADLMLKADSTYEGGRAAVTALLDTGLVPTAFFASNNMMTIGTLAALHDAALAIPETVSVVGFDDLEWYAIFNPRITAVAQPAYAIGRAAAERLLQRIAADEPLPPERFLLETELIVRDSTRPLRTVPDGTPDLKR